In Oncorhynchus keta strain PuntledgeMale-10-30-2019 unplaced genomic scaffold, Oket_V2 Un_scaffold_8454_pilon_pilon, whole genome shotgun sequence, the following proteins share a genomic window:
- the LOC118380745 gene encoding uncharacterized protein LOC118380745 isoform X1: MNLSEENRTVVVSGVPDTLSSSRMADKLVIHFQSSRSHGGDVENIKYPTSFKGVAFVTFENTRDAEMVIRKQIMCDKEFPQDYPITVFRFTQDVLFYVNAEVDLSVCGDEEQQENVIQSLQSAHRSVRICLLPSQEGKASVEGPFSAIRDLREDLLQRATASSSSHPGEEHRAPSSSAYSLTSVAAGNGVSQVSSSYPGEEHRAPSSSGYSLTSVAAGNGVSQVSSSHAWEKHRAPSPSSHDHSLSSVVAESRSSRVRSGDGAEVDFRVSCYTWEKKNGAAPSSADHSLSSSVAGGSGASTINQSLEKHRRAAPSSSDQSLSSMASGSGESKVISSSHTLEKYIAPSSSDQSLSSPVAAGTSKVGSGGDVDMEEESTWVDTNIFLYIQRFSKDPFDQCFRNHGVSAVFVDNDAADLTLISLRGRRDSKGLSEVQLTISELTDLVAVWQSTLRIHTIDYRRQDLRERKRLLQLCAEANNHYEDVLYVQKELSVRVIGPSLSCHLFTDWVKDRRDQPDKEDFL, encoded by the exons ATGAACCTCTcagaggagaacaggacagtCGTGGTCTCTGGTGTACCAGACACACTGTCCAGCAGCCGCATGGCAGACAAACTGGTTATTCACTTCCAGAGCTCCAGAAGCCACGGAGGAGATGTAGAAAACATCAAGTACCCGACCAGCTTCAAGGGGGTGGCTTTTGTTACATTTGAAAACACCAGAG ATGCTGAGATGGTCATCAGAAAGCAGATAATGTGCGACAAGGAGTTCCCTCAAGACTACCCGATCACTGTATTCAGATTCACCCAAGAC GTGTTGTTCTACGTGAACGCTGAAGTGGACCTGTCAGTCTGCGGTGACGAGGAACAGCAGGAGAACGTGATCCAAAGCTTGCAGTCTGCTCACAGATCAGTGAGGATCTGCCTTCTACCCAGCCAGGAGGGTAAAGCTTCAGTGGAGGGACCCTTCTCTGCCATCAGGGACCTGAGAGAGGACCTGCTCCAGCGGGCCACTGCCAGCAGCAGCAGTCACCCAGGGGAGGAGCACAGGGCTCCATCGAGCTCTGCTTACTCCCTGACCTCAGTGGCAGCAGGGAATGGGGTATCCCAGGTCAGCAGCAGTTACCCAGGGGAGGAGCACAGGGCTCCATCTAGCTCTGGTTACTCCCTGACCTCAGTGGCAGCAGGGAATGGGGTATCCCAGGTCAGCAGCAGTCATGCCTGGGAAAAGCACAGAGCTCCATCTCCATCAAGCCATGATCATTCCCTGAGCTCTGTGGTAGCAGAGAGTAGGTCTTCCAGGGTCAGATCTGGGGATGGTGCTGAGGTGGACTTCCGGGTCAGCTGTTACACCTGGGAGAAGAAGAACGGGGCAGCTCCATCAAGCGCTGATCATTCTCTGTCAAGCTCTGTGGCAGGAGGGAGTGGGGCTTCTACAATAAATCAATCCTTGGAAAAGCACCGCAGGGCAGCTCCATCAAGCTCTGATCAATCTCTGAGCTCCATGGCATCAGGAAGTGGGGAATCCAAGGTCATCAGCAGCAGTCACACATTAGAGAAGTACATCGCTCCATCAAGCTCTGATCAATCTCTGTCAAGCCCAGTGGCAGCAGGAACTTCCAAGGTCGGCTCAGGTGGTGATGTTGACATGGAAGAGGAGTCCACGTGGGTGGACACAAACATATTTCTTTACATTCAGAGATTTTCTAAAGACCCGTTTGACCAATGTTTTAGGAACCACGGTGTGTCAGCTGTGTTCGTTGACAATGACGCGGCCGACCTGACTCTGATATCGCTGAGAGGACGCCGCGACAGCAAGGGTCTCTCTGAAGTCCAACTGACCATATCAGAGCTGACTGATTTGGTCGCTGTGTGGCAGTCAACCCTGAGAATCCACACGATAGACTACAGAAGGCAGGACCTGCGTGAGAGAAAGAGGCTGCTGCAACTCTGTGCCGAGGCGAACAACCACTATGAAGACGTTCTGTACGTGCAGAAGGAGCTCAGTGTCCGGGTCATCGGTCCCTCTCTTTCCTGTCATCTCTTTACTGACTGGGTGAAGGATCGAAGAGATCAACCAGATAAAGAGGACTTCTTGTAG
- the LOC118380745 gene encoding uncharacterized protein LOC118380745 isoform X2 gives MNLSEENRTVVVSGVPDTLSSSRMADKLVIHFQSSRSHGGDVENIKYPTSFKGVAFVTFENTRDAEMVIRKQIMCDKEFPQDYPITVFRFTQDVLFYVNAEVDLSVCGDEEQQENVIQSLQSAHRSVRICLLPSQEGKASVEGPFSAIRDLREDLLQRATASSSSHPGEEHRAPSSSAYSLTSVAAGNGVSQVSSSHAWEKHRAPSPSSHDHSLSSVVAESRSSRVRSGDGAEVDFRVSCYTWEKKNGAAPSSADHSLSSSVAGGSGASTINQSLEKHRRAAPSSSDQSLSSMASGSGESKVISSSHTLEKYIAPSSSDQSLSSPVAAGTSKVGSGGDVDMEEESTWVDTNIFLYIQRFSKDPFDQCFRNHGVSAVFVDNDAADLTLISLRGRRDSKGLSEVQLTISELTDLVAVWQSTLRIHTIDYRRQDLRERKRLLQLCAEANNHYEDVLYVQKELSVRVIGPSLSCHLFTDWVKDRRDQPDKEDFL, from the exons ATGAACCTCTcagaggagaacaggacagtCGTGGTCTCTGGTGTACCAGACACACTGTCCAGCAGCCGCATGGCAGACAAACTGGTTATTCACTTCCAGAGCTCCAGAAGCCACGGAGGAGATGTAGAAAACATCAAGTACCCGACCAGCTTCAAGGGGGTGGCTTTTGTTACATTTGAAAACACCAGAG ATGCTGAGATGGTCATCAGAAAGCAGATAATGTGCGACAAGGAGTTCCCTCAAGACTACCCGATCACTGTATTCAGATTCACCCAAGAC GTGTTGTTCTACGTGAACGCTGAAGTGGACCTGTCAGTCTGCGGTGACGAGGAACAGCAGGAGAACGTGATCCAAAGCTTGCAGTCTGCTCACAGATCAGTGAGGATCTGCCTTCTACCCAGCCAGGAGGGTAAAGCTTCAGTGGAGGGACCCTTCTCTGCCATCAGGGACCTGAGAGAGGACCTGCTCCAGCGGGCCACTGCCAGCAGCAGCAGTCACCCAGGGGAGGAGCACAGGGCTCCATCGAGCTCTGCTTACTCCCTGACCTCAGTGGCAGCAGGGAATGGGGTATCCCAG GTCAGCAGCAGTCATGCCTGGGAAAAGCACAGAGCTCCATCTCCATCAAGCCATGATCATTCCCTGAGCTCTGTGGTAGCAGAGAGTAGGTCTTCCAGGGTCAGATCTGGGGATGGTGCTGAGGTGGACTTCCGGGTCAGCTGTTACACCTGGGAGAAGAAGAACGGGGCAGCTCCATCAAGCGCTGATCATTCTCTGTCAAGCTCTGTGGCAGGAGGGAGTGGGGCTTCTACAATAAATCAATCCTTGGAAAAGCACCGCAGGGCAGCTCCATCAAGCTCTGATCAATCTCTGAGCTCCATGGCATCAGGAAGTGGGGAATCCAAGGTCATCAGCAGCAGTCACACATTAGAGAAGTACATCGCTCCATCAAGCTCTGATCAATCTCTGTCAAGCCCAGTGGCAGCAGGAACTTCCAAGGTCGGCTCAGGTGGTGATGTTGACATGGAAGAGGAGTCCACGTGGGTGGACACAAACATATTTCTTTACATTCAGAGATTTTCTAAAGACCCGTTTGACCAATGTTTTAGGAACCACGGTGTGTCAGCTGTGTTCGTTGACAATGACGCGGCCGACCTGACTCTGATATCGCTGAGAGGACGCCGCGACAGCAAGGGTCTCTCTGAAGTCCAACTGACCATATCAGAGCTGACTGATTTGGTCGCTGTGTGGCAGTCAACCCTGAGAATCCACACGATAGACTACAGAAGGCAGGACCTGCGTGAGAGAAAGAGGCTGCTGCAACTCTGTGCCGAGGCGAACAACCACTATGAAGACGTTCTGTACGTGCAGAAGGAGCTCAGTGTCCGGGTCATCGGTCCCTCTCTTTCCTGTCATCTCTTTACTGACTGGGTGAAGGATCGAAGAGATCAACCAGATAAAGAGGACTTCTTGTAG